GCCGGTCTGCGGGTCGGGGGCGTACAGGGGCGGCAGCCGGTGCATCTTGTCGGCGGGCACGTGGAACCCGGTGTCCTTCATCCCGAGCGGTTCGAAGATGCGCTCGCGCAGGAATGTCTCGAACGGTTGGCCCGTGACCCTGGCGACCAGCACTCCGAGCAGATCGTCGCTCACGTTGTACAGCCACCGCTCCCCGGGCTGGTACATCAGCGGGAGCGTGCCGAGGCGCCGCATCCACTCGTCCGGCTCCACCGCCGGCAGCAGCCACCCGTTCTCGCCGTAGACCTTCTGCTCGAAGTAGGCGCGCATCATGGGGGAGCCCATCGCCGTCGTGTTCAGGCCGAGCCCGCTGGTGCAGGTGAGGAGGTCCCGCACGATGATCGGGCGCTGCGCGGGCACGGTGTCGTCCAGCGGGCCGTCGGGCGTCCTCAGGACCTGCCGATCGGCCAGTTCCGGCAGCCACTGATCCACCGGGTCGTCGAGGCGCAGTCGGCACTCGTCCAGCAGGACCATCGTCCCGGCGACCGCGACCGGCTTGCTCGTCGAGGCCATCCGGAAGATGGTGTCCCGTCGCATCGGCGCGCCACCGTCGTGGCGCATCGTCCCGATCGCTTCCACGTGGGTCTCGTCGCCCCGGCCGACGAGGGCCACGAGCCCGGGGATCTTCTTGGATGCGACGTGCGCCTCCAATATCTCGCGCAGTCGACGCAGCCCTGCTTCGGACAAGCCGTTGTTGCCGTTGTTCATCACGGATCTCCTTGCACGCGGTGACCACGATGTCGTGGGACAGCGGGCCGGTTGGGGGGGAGGGGGTGGACTGTGTCGCCGTGGCGGAGTGGCCGCGCGCGGCGCGCTCTCACGGCGCTGCGGCCTCCAGGTCGTCGACGCTGCCGGACATGACCGTGCGCAGGTGCTCGGTGAGGTGCGGCAGGGGCCAGTCCCACCAGGCCAGGGCGAGGAGGCGGGCGATGTCGGTGTCGCTGTAGCGGCGTCGCAGCAGACGCGCGGGGTTGCCGCCGACGATGCCGTAGTCGGGGACGTCGTCGACGACGACGGAGCCGGAGGCGATGACCGCTCCGTGGCCGATGCGGACGCCGGGCATCACGGTGGTCCGGTAACCGAACCAGACGTCGTTGCCCACCACGGTGTCGCCCCGTCCGGGCAGGCCGGTGATGAGGTCGAAGTGGTCGGTCCAGGAACCGCCCATGATGGGGAAGGGGAACGTGGAGGGGCCGTCCATACGGTGGTTGGCGCCGTTCATGATGAACCGCACGCCCTCGCCCAGCGCACAGAACTTCCCGATCACCAGCTTCTCGGGCCCGTAGTGGTACAGGACGTTGCGGGTCTCGAACGCGGTCGGGTCCGCGGGATCGTCGTAGTACGTGAACTCCCCGACCTCGATCAGCGGTGAGGTCACCAACGGCTTGAGCAGCACGACGCGCGGCTGGTCGGGCATCGGATGCACCTGGGTGGGGTCGGCGGGGACGGGCGGCATCTGTGATCGCTTCCTTCCGGAGGGGGTGGATGTCGGCACAGCAGGGCGGGCCGGGCGGCGTGGTGCCTCTGGTGGCGGTGACTGTGGCGTCCGAGACGACTGTGGTGTCCGAGACGACTGTGGTGGTGATGGCTGTGGTGGTGATGGCCGTGGTGATCGTGACGGCCGTGGTGGGCACATCCGGTGCAGTTCACGGGTGCCGAACAACAGGAGCGCTCCGCGCAACACCGGTCTCCCCTCGGAACGGCACGTGTCGTGCCGCAAAGAAACAGCACCGACCCGCCTCCCGTCAAGCACGGCACGTACCGTGCCGTTAAGGTGGTGTCATGACCGACTCCCACCGCGGCGCCGCCCGTACCGAGGCCATCATGCGGACCACGCTCGAACTGGGCCAGGAGATCGGGTACGCCAAGCTCAGCATCGAAGCGATCGCGGCCCGGGCCGGCGCGGGCAAGCACACGATCTACCGCCGATGGCCCTCCAAGGGCGCACTGCTCCTCGACTCCCTGCTCTCGCTGCACCGGTCGACCCTGAACTTCACCGACACGGGCGACATCGTCGCCGACCTGCGCTCACAGATGCACGCGGCCATCGACTTGCTGGCCAGTCCACCCTTCGGGCCGCTCTACCAGGCCCTGGTCGGCGAGGCACAGGGCGACCCCCAGGTCGCCGCCGCGCTGAACGAGCGCTTCATCACCCCACTGACCGAGCTGACCGTCGCCCGGCTGAAGACGGCGAAGGACCAGGGTCAGCTGTCGCCCGACTTCGACCTGGACCTGGCCATGGCGATCCTCTCGGGCCCGCTCTACTTCCAGTTCCTGATCACCCAGGAGCCCCTGACCCACGCGTATGCCGACCGGATCGTCGACGCGCTCTTCGCGGGCATGGGCGAGTCCTAACGCGGCACGGTAGATGCGGCGACGCCATAACCGTCCGCAAGAGGCGAAACCGCGGGGCGAAAGCTTTCGAGGTGCGCGGGAACAACCGGTCCGGCCCATGCTGTTGATCGACCGGGGGACCGGCGAGCTCAGGGCCGTGGTGCCCCACCGCACACCCGTATCGCACCCTTGCTCACTTTCTGCAGAAGGACTGTTTCATGACTGACCGGCCCTTGACGCTCATGGCGGTGCACGCCCACCCCGATGACGAGGCCACCGGAACCGGAGGGGTCCTCGCGCAGTACGCGGCGGAGGGCGTTCGCACGGTTCTCGTGACGTGTACCGACGGCGGTTGCGGTGATGGGCCGGGGGGTGTGAAACCGGGCGATCCCGGCCACGATCCCGCGGCCGTCGCCGCGATGCGCCGTCAGGAGCTTCTGGCGAGCTGTGAAGCCCTGAAGATCAGCGACCTTGAGATGTTGGACTATGCCGACTCCGGGATGGCGGGCTGGTCGAGCAACGACGCCCCCGGATCATTCTGGCGGACCCCCGTCGAGGAAGGCGCCGCCCGGCTCGCGGAACTCATGCGTCACTACCGGCCTGACGTCGTCGTCACCTACGACGAGAACGGTTTCTACGGCCACCCCGACCACATCCAGGCTCACCGCATCACGATGGCGGCGCTCGAGATGACCGACCTGACACCCAAGGTGTACTGGACGACGATGCCTCGCTCGTCGATGCAGCGGTTCGGGGAGATCATGCGCGAGTTCGGCGACGACATGCCGGAGCCGGATCCCGCCGAGGCCGCCGCGCTGGCCGAGATCGGTCTGCCCGACGACGAGATCACCACGTGGGTGGACACCACCCCGTTCAGCGGTCAGAAGTTCGACGCGCTGGCCGCGCACGCCAGTCAGGGCGAGAACATCTTCTTCCTCAAGATGGGCAAGGAGAGGTTCGGCGAGCTGATGGGCATGGAGACCTTCGTCCGTGTCCAGGACACCACGGGCGCGCCCGTCCCCGAGAACGATCTCTTCGCCGGACTGCGCTGATCAGGACGTCGGCCTCGCCTCGCCTGGCGCAGAGCGTTGCCCCGCTGCCCGACAGAAGGGGTGCGGAAAGTGGCGGGCGGCCGGGGCCGGCGTCGTTTGGCGGGCTGCGATCCGGAAGGTCCGTCGACGTGGACAGGGCCCGTGCGCCGGGTGGGCGGTATGGCGCAGGGCCCGTTCGCCATTGCGCCCAACTCACCTTTCCTGCAGGTCGGCGAGGGCTGCGTCGGATCGGGGAGTCAGGCAGCATGGCGGTGTGGCTGATCTGCTGTGGGATGACGTGAGCTGTTTCTTCGACCCGGATCTCATGGGGTCGCTGCCGGACGTACGTATCCCGGATTGTTCGGTGGAGGACTGGCAGGCGGTCCTTGATCTTGTCGAGGCCAGGGGCTGGAAGTGCCAGTACTCCGAGGGAGAGACGGTGCTTCCGGTGCCCCGGGCGGGGGCCGTGCTGTCCCGTCCGGCGGATGCCGAATGCCCGGACCTGCGGGTCTGGCCGGCTGCCGATGTGCTGGCGATCTTCCGTTTCCATGACGACGAGGTCATCGACTTCGACGTCGACCTGCGGGAGTTGCAGGGCCAGGAACGACTGGATGTGTTCTGCGGCTTCTTGCGGGAGATCGGCCGCCGGTTGGGCAAGCCCGTCCTGATGGATCCGGAGGGCGACTACGGCCATCCGGTACTCGGCTTCGATGTCGAGGCCGATCGCGTCGTCCTCCTGGCTGAGCCGCCCGTCATGTGACCGCGACCGTGGACCGGGATTCGTAGAAAGTGAGGGCTGTTCGCCGCGGATTGAGGAGCCCGAGCTCCTGGTTGCTGGTGCGAGGCCGGCGTAGGCGGCGAGGTGCCCGGCGGTCGGGAAGGTGCTGCCGTCGCCGACCTCGACCTCGATCAGAATCCTGGCTCCGGTCCTGACGCCAATTCCCGCGCCAATTCCCGGCAGCCCTTGCCTCGGCACCGAGCTGCCGTAGCCGAGGGTTCTGACGGAGCCGGGACCCTCGCTTTCGATCCCGTTGATCGCGTAGACGAGGAGCATCAGGCCCGAGGTCACCAGGAACGCACCCAGCAGGTCGGCACCGGTGCCGAAGCCGAGGCCCTGGTCGGGCTCGAAGAGACGGGCGGCGGCGAAGAGGATGACTGCTCCGATCGGTACGTTGATGAAGAAGATGGAGTTCCAGCCGGCCGCC
The sequence above is a segment of the Streptomyces sp. Je 1-369 genome. Coding sequences within it:
- a CDS encoding serine hydrolase domain-containing protein, with the translated sequence MNNGNNGLSEAGLRRLREILEAHVASKKIPGLVALVGRGDETHVEAIGTMRHDGGAPMRRDTIFRMASTSKPVAVAGTMVLLDECRLRLDDPVDQWLPELADRQVLRTPDGPLDDTVPAQRPIIVRDLLTCTSGLGLNTTAMGSPMMRAYFEQKVYGENGWLLPAVEPDEWMRRLGTLPLMYQPGERWLYNVSDDLLGVLVARVTGQPFETFLRERIFEPLGMKDTGFHVPADKMHRLPPLYAPDPQTGEFLVEDEAEGGRHSVPPAFPSSGGGLDSTVDDYHAYFRMLLNHGMHGDRRILSRPAVELMTTNRLTPDQSAAMQAWARSVVHLSHGQGQTGGWGFGMTVRTYRGDYAPVGQFGWDGGAGTTTYADPKNQLVGILLTQTGMSTPDSARAMRDFWTMLYQALDD
- a CDS encoding CatB-related O-acetyltransferase, with the protein product MPPVPADPTQVHPMPDQPRVVLLKPLVTSPLIEVGEFTYYDDPADPTAFETRNVLYHYGPEKLVIGKFCALGEGVRFIMNGANHRMDGPSTFPFPIMGGSWTDHFDLITGLPGRGDTVVGNDVWFGYRTTVMPGVRIGHGAVIASGSVVVDDVPDYGIVGGNPARLLRRRYSDTDIARLLALAWWDWPLPHLTEHLRTVMSGSVDDLEAAAP
- a CDS encoding TetR/AcrR family transcriptional regulator, which gives rise to MTDSHRGAARTEAIMRTTLELGQEIGYAKLSIEAIAARAGAGKHTIYRRWPSKGALLLDSLLSLHRSTLNFTDTGDIVADLRSQMHAAIDLLASPPFGPLYQALVGEAQGDPQVAAALNERFITPLTELTVARLKTAKDQGQLSPDFDLDLAMAILSGPLYFQFLITQEPLTHAYADRIVDALFAGMGES
- a CDS encoding PIG-L family deacetylase, whose amino-acid sequence is MTDRPLTLMAVHAHPDDEATGTGGVLAQYAAEGVRTVLVTCTDGGCGDGPGGVKPGDPGHDPAAVAAMRRQELLASCEALKISDLEMLDYADSGMAGWSSNDAPGSFWRTPVEEGAARLAELMRHYRPDVVVTYDENGFYGHPDHIQAHRITMAALEMTDLTPKVYWTTMPRSSMQRFGEIMREFGDDMPEPDPAEAAALAEIGLPDDEITTWVDTTPFSGQKFDALAAHASQGENIFFLKMGKERFGELMGMETFVRVQDTTGAPVPENDLFAGLR